The genomic interval ACCTGCACGCCCTCGCGGGTGACGGTGGCGACGGTGACGCCGTTCCCGCTCGCGGTGTCGCGCTCGCTCGCGCTCCCGACGGCGGACGCGGCGACCGCTCGCGCGTCCGCGGTGGTGAGGTCGTCGCGGTAGGCGTCTTCGAGCGCGCCGTACGCGAGTTGCATCCCGCTCCCGCCGGCGGCGTACGTGTCGCGGAGCACGCCGCCCGCGCCGTCCACCTCGAAGACGTGGCCGCCGGTGTCGTCCACGCCGCCGAGCAGGGGGCTGACCTGCAGGCCGGAGGTTCGGAGGACGTTCCCGGCGAGCGTGGAGAGCGCGGTCATCGAGGGGTCGGTGCCGCGGCGGTCGGCGTACAGCCGGGTTTCGGCGCGGAGGACGCGCACGAACTGCTGGAGGTGGCCGACGGTGCCGGAGAGCGCCGCGGCGGCGGTCGGGTGGACGGGTTCGACCTTCCGCACGTGCTTGTTGGTGACGACGCGGCCGCCGACGCTGGCACGCCGGTCCGCGGCGAGCACGACGCTCTCGTCGGCGACGACGCCGACGACGGTGGTTCCGGTCTCCGCGCCCTCGCCGGGTTCGGGCGAGACGAGGCCGGGGTTCGATTCGTGGAGCGCGCGCCGACCGGCGGGGTCGGACTCGGCTGGTGTTTCCATACTCCCGCTTGGGCCGACCCACGCAAATATGTTAGCTAAAATATATTTTAGCGGCGGCGCGAACGATACAGCGGCCCCGCGAGCAGGAGGACGGCGATCAGGACGCACGCGCCGACGAGCACCGGATCGAACGCGCTCTTCGGACTGAACGAATCGAGCGACGACCCGATGCCCACCGCGGCTATCGTC from Salarchaeum japonicum carries:
- a CDS encoding Ntn hydrolase family protein; its protein translation is METPAESDPAGRRALHESNPGLVSPEPGEGAETGTTVVGVVADESVVLAADRRASVGGRVVTNKHVRKVEPVHPTAAAALSGTVGHLQQFVRVLRAETRLYADRRGTDPSMTALSTLAGNVLRTSGLQVSPLLGGVDDTGGHVFEVDGAGGVLRDTYAAGGSGMQLAYGALEDAYRDDLTTADARAVAASAVGSASERDTASGNGVTVATVTREGVQVEEYADAGEVA